The following proteins are encoded in a genomic region of Corylus avellana chromosome ca4, CavTom2PMs-1.0:
- the LOC132179114 gene encoding multicopper oxidase LPR1-like, with amino-acid sequence MQPGDGTERILQFNLIALVIVGLLISTSWAEDRLFDPSKLKMFVDELPDMPKILGFDVVSGVPKSKALKIGMFEKKWKFHRDLPPTPVFAYGVSKHAATVPGPTIEALHGIDTYVTWHNHLPKKHILPWDPTIPTATPADKKGIPTVVHLHGGIDEPESDGHANSWFTAGFKARGTTWTKKKYHYHNQQHPGNLWYHDHAMGLTRVNLLAGLIGAYVIRHPEVEAPLGLPQGDEFDRPLVVFDRSFRSDGSLYMNSTGNNPSIHPQWQPEYFGDAIVVNGKAWPRMTVRRRKYRFRIINASNARFFRFFFTNGLGFIHVGSDSAYLNEPVMTNAILLGPSEIADVVVDFSKSKNGIAILANDAPYPYPSGDPVNEANSKVLKFIILRRHEVDTWRVPKKLMEYPRPNLSGASFTRYIAMYEYTSDIDEPTHLYLNGKPYEAPATETPKVGATEVWNIINLTEDNHPLHIHLGLFVALDQTELVNADEFKSCMTKLNDAIKCQISKYARGKKIEVPAYEKGWKNVFKMRPGAVTRILVRFSYIHSNASYPFDATSQPGYVYHCHILDHEDNAMMRPLKFSN; translated from the exons ATGCAACCAGGAGATGGGACTGAGAGAATTTTGCAATTTAATCTCATTGCTTTAGTTATTGTAGGACTGCTCATCAGCACTTCATGGGCAGAAGACAGGCTTTTCGATCCATCCAAGTTGAAAATGTTTGTAGATGAGCTTCCGGATATGCCCAAAATCCTAGGCTTTGATGTTGTGTCTGGTGTTCCCAAATCCAAGGCACTCAAGATTGGCATGTTCGAGAAGAAATGG AAATTCCATCGAGATCTTCCTCCCACGCCGGTTTTTGCCTACGGTGTATCCAAGCACGCGGCGACTGTTCCTGGTCCAACAATCGAGGCCCTCCATGGCATCGACACCTATGTGACGTGGCATAATCACCTCCCTAAAAAACACATACTTCCGTGGGACCCCACCATCCCAACAGCCACTCCGGCTGATAAGAAGGGTATTCCTACGGTGGTTCATCTCCACGGCGGTATCGATGAGCCTGAGAGTGATGGGCATGCAAACTCATGGTTCACAGCTGGATTCAAAGCGAGAGGGACCACGTGGACCAAGAAAAAGTATCACTACCACAACCAACAACACCCTGGAAATTTGTGGTATCACGATCATGCCATGGGATTAACGAGGGTCAATCTCCTTGCTGGCTTGATTGGGGCCTACGTAATCCGTCACCCTGAAGTGGAGGCCCCACTTGGACTCCCTCAAGGTGATGAGTTCGATCGACCGTTGGTCGTATTTGATCGTAGCTTTCGCTCCGATGGTTCCCTGTACATGAATTCCACTGGAAACAATCCCTCCATACACCCCCAGTGGCAGCCAGAGTATTTTGGTGACGCTATCGTAGTGAATGGGAAAGCCTGGCCACGTATGACAGTACGACGTCGTAAATACAGGTTCCGTATCATCAATGCAAGCAACGCTCGATTCTTCAGGTTCTTCTTTACCAACGGCCTGGGATTCATCCACGTGGGATCTGACTCGGCTTACCTTAATGAACCGGTGATGACCAATGCTATTTTACTGGGCCCATCCGAGATTGCTGACGTGGTTGTTGACTTTTCAAAGTCAAAGAATGGCATTGCTATTCTGGCCAACGACGCACCCTACCCGTACCCATCCGGCGACCCCGTTAACGAGGCCAACAGCAAAGTCCTCAAGTTTATCATCCTTAGACGTCATGAGGTTGACACGTGGCGAGTACCCAAGAAGCTGATGGAATATCCGCGTCCAAATTTATCCGGTGCATCGTTCACTCGATACATCGCTATGTACGAGTACACGAGCGACATCGATGAACCAACTCATCTATACTTGAATGGGAAGCCGTACGAGGCACCCGCGACGGAGACCCCGAAAGTGGGGGCCACGGAGGTGTGGAACATAATCAATCTAACGGAGGATAATCATCCTTTGCACATTCATCTGGGGCTGTTTGTGGCGTTGGATCAGACGGAGCTGGTGAATGCGGATGAGTTCAAAAGTTGCATGACAAAACTCAACGATGCGATTAAGTGCCAGATAAGCAAGTACGCACGTGGCAAGAAGATAGAGGTGCCAGCATACGAGAAGGGGTGGAAGAACGTGTTCAAGATGAGACCCGGAGCAGTGACAAGGATTCTAGTGAGGTTTTCTTACATTCACTCAAACGCATCCTACCCTTTTGATGCAACTTCGCAGCCCGGTTACGTGTACCATTGCCAC ATATTGGATCATGAAGACAATGCGATGATGAGGCCCTTGAAATTCTCCAATTGA
- the LOC132177708 gene encoding heavy metal-associated isoprenylated plant protein 37 produces MTKEEDFKLLKIQTCVLRVNIHCDGCQQKVKKLLQRIEGVYQVNIDTEQQKVTVSGSVDAATLIKKLVRAGKHAELWSQKTNQNQKQKTNCIKDDKNNKGQKQGLMKGLEVFKNQQKFPAFSSEEDDDFFDDEEEDDEEEELRFVREKVNQLGLLRQQAIDANNAKKGVGAIAAASSNNGKMNNIGNVNAGNGKKGNPNQNMVMKASPGGIDPKTMAALKMNGAHLGGGNMNAGEGKRANDINAMMGLAGFHGNGVNNVASAAALGGNSHSLGGGFQVQSNNAHHHQGSPAGFPTGGYATGQYPSSMLMNMNGYNHPSPMMMNMNMHARHAMQQQQQPQMMYHRSPFVPPTTGYYYNYSPSLSPSPNPNLNPNPSYPYTEPNYSGNNSAAHMFSDENTSSCSIM; encoded by the exons ATGACTAAAGAAGAAGACTTTAAGCTCCTCAAGATCCAG ACTTGTGTTCTCAGAGTGAACATACACTGTGATGGGTGCCAGCAGAAAGTGAAGAAACTCCTCCAGAGGATTGAAG GCGTGTACCAAGTAAACATAGATACAGAGCAGCAAAAGGTTACAGTTTCAGGAAGTGTAGATGCTGCTACTTTGATCAAGAAACTTGTCAGAGCTGGAAAACATGCTGAGCTTTGGTCTCAGAAGACCAACCAAAACCAAAAGCAGAAAACCAACTGCATCAAAGATGATAAGAACAACAAAGGCCAAAAACAGGGGTTAATGAAGGGTCTTGAAGTGTTCAAAAATCAGCAGAAATTTCCTGCTTTCAgctctgaagaagatgatgacttTTTTGATGACGAGGAGGAGGATGATGAAGAGGAGGAGCTGCGGTTTGTCAGGGAGAAAGTTAATCAACTGGGTCTGCTCCGGCAGCAGGCAATCGATGCAAACAATGCAAAGAAAGGCGTTGGAGCCATTGCTGCAGCTTCTTCCAACAATGGAAAAATGAACAATATTGGAAATGTGAATGCTGGGAACGGAAAGAAAGGAAACCCAAATCAGAATATGGTAATGAAGGCTAGTCCAGGTGGGATTGATCCAAAAACCATGGCTGCTCTAAAAATGAACGGTGCTCATTTGGGTGGTGGGAACATGAATGCAGGGGAAGGGAAAAGGGCAAATGATATCAATGCCATGATGGGTCTGGCTGGTTTTCATGGAAATGGGGTTAATAATGTTGCTTCCGCTGCTGCTTTAGGAGGCAATTCCCATAGCTTGGGAGGAGGGTTCCAAGTCCAATCAAACAATGCTCATCATCATCAGGGATCTCCTGCTGGTTTCCCAACTGGTGGATATGCCACAGGCCAATACCCATCATCCATGCTGATGAACATGAATGGGTACAACCATCCATCACCCATGATGatgaacatgaacatgcatGCCAGGCATGCCAtgcagcaacaacaacaaccccAGATGATGTATCACAGGTCCCCCTTTGTTCCCCCTACCACTGGCTATTACTACAATTATAGCCCTAGCCTTAGCCCTAGCCCTAACCCCAACCTCAACCCCAACCCCTCCTACCCTTACACTGAACCTAATTACAGTGGCAATAACTCTGCAGCACACATGTTCAGTGATGAGAACACAAGCAGCTGTTccataatgtaa